In a single window of the Myxococcus fulvus genome:
- a CDS encoding thioredoxin family protein — MFRCAACGAFNRVREPRPSGNPECGRCHRALDVSGAPQEVDGEGLDRAVLGSPVPILLDLWAPWCAPCRAAAPILDAVGRARAGRLLVLKLNTEQNPRSASALGVQGIPTFVVFQGGREVARRSGVMPQPELERWVAGATSAQGGAGVTA, encoded by the coding sequence ATGTTCCGCTGCGCGGCCTGTGGTGCGTTCAATCGCGTGAGAGAGCCCCGGCCCTCGGGGAACCCCGAGTGTGGCCGGTGTCACCGGGCGCTGGATGTGTCGGGCGCACCGCAGGAGGTGGACGGAGAGGGGCTGGACCGGGCGGTGCTGGGCTCGCCGGTGCCCATCCTGTTGGACTTGTGGGCGCCCTGGTGCGCGCCGTGCCGGGCGGCGGCGCCCATCCTGGACGCGGTGGGCCGGGCTCGGGCGGGGCGGCTGCTCGTGCTCAAGCTCAACACGGAGCAGAACCCGCGCTCCGCGAGCGCGCTCGGCGTGCAGGGCATTCCCACGTTCGTGGTGTTCCAGGGCGGGCGCGAGGTGGCGCGGCGCAGCGGGGTGATGCCGCAGCCGGAGCTGGAGCGCTGGGTCGCGGGCGCGACGTCGGCGCAGGGAGGCGCGGGCGTGACGGCCTGA
- a CDS encoding Kelch repeat-containing protein produces MTRATTAKTWLGLGLLGALATMAGATTAAAEAPRAEARAAFTSPWSAAASMSQVRAYHTATRLPTGNVLVTGGSGWGSVTASTETYNPNTNTWAATATMSQTRSNHTATLLSSGKVLVVGGQGAGTLASAELYNPSTNTWSATGSLATARRNHKAVVLSTGKVLVFGGFGATALKSAELYDPATGTWTATGSTSVVAGRTSLTRLPSGNVLAVNDDGVIGAAEVYNVSTGTWSTAAAAPAFLGHAAVLLNQGAVLVVGQEQGQYASGAWLFWPEDNEWEYTSYATEERRMGHSLTLLPSGKVLVARGTRNQIGGVTEVYDPQAFWQLYVVGNDQPTQGHTATRLINGKVLVVGGTSQEEPELYSSAELYTE; encoded by the coding sequence ATGACACGAGCAACCACAGCGAAGACGTGGCTGGGCCTGGGACTGTTGGGAGCGCTGGCGACGATGGCGGGCGCCACCACGGCGGCGGCCGAGGCGCCGCGTGCCGAGGCGCGGGCGGCCTTCACCTCCCCCTGGTCCGCGGCGGCGTCGATGAGCCAGGTGCGCGCGTACCACACGGCGACGCGGCTGCCGACGGGCAACGTGCTCGTCACGGGCGGCAGCGGCTGGGGCAGCGTGACGGCGTCGACGGAGACGTACAACCCGAACACCAACACCTGGGCGGCGACGGCGACGATGAGCCAGACGCGCTCGAACCACACGGCGACGCTCCTGTCCTCGGGCAAGGTGCTCGTGGTGGGCGGCCAGGGCGCGGGCACGCTGGCGAGCGCGGAGCTGTACAACCCCTCGACGAACACGTGGAGCGCCACGGGCAGCCTGGCCACGGCGCGGCGGAACCACAAGGCGGTGGTGCTGTCGACCGGCAAGGTGCTGGTGTTCGGCGGCTTCGGGGCGACGGCGCTGAAGAGCGCGGAACTGTATGACCCGGCGACGGGCACGTGGACGGCGACGGGCTCCACGTCCGTGGTGGCGGGCCGCACCAGCCTCACGCGGCTGCCGTCCGGCAACGTGCTGGCGGTCAACGACGACGGTGTCATCGGCGCGGCCGAGGTCTACAACGTGAGCACCGGCACGTGGAGCACCGCCGCGGCGGCGCCCGCGTTCCTGGGGCACGCGGCTGTCCTGCTGAACCAGGGCGCGGTGCTGGTCGTCGGTCAAGAGCAGGGCCAGTACGCGAGCGGCGCATGGCTGTTCTGGCCGGAGGACAACGAATGGGAGTACACGTCCTACGCCACCGAGGAGCGCCGCATGGGCCACTCCCTGACGCTGCTGCCGTCGGGCAAGGTGCTCGTCGCGCGCGGCACGCGCAACCAGATTGGCGGCGTCACGGAGGTCTACGACCCGCAGGCGTTCTGGCAGTTGTACGTCGTGGGCAATGACCAGCCCACGCAGGGCCACACCGCCACGCGCCTCATCAACGGCAAGGTGCTCGTGGTGGGCGGCACCAGCCAGGAGGAGCCCGAGCTGTACTCCTCCGCGGAGCTGTACACCGAGTAG
- a CDS encoding DoxX family protein, with the protein MSRQLIRLPEVVVMLGNASNPHSSALAATVLRVSLGVVFLAHAGAKYFLFTLDGTARFFVAHGFPGWTATPVFTMELLGGLALIAGLRVRLVSLALLPVLLGAFASHVSLGWMFTNPGGGWEYVAFLIMALITQVLLGSGAFAVDGVLARSATQTHGSVAQTSTS; encoded by the coding sequence ATGTCGCGTCAGCTCATCCGTCTTCCGGAGGTCGTCGTCATGCTCGGCAACGCATCGAATCCCCACTCATCCGCCCTCGCCGCCACCGTGCTTCGGGTGTCCCTGGGCGTCGTGTTCCTCGCCCACGCGGGCGCGAAGTATTTCCTCTTCACCCTCGATGGCACCGCCCGGTTCTTCGTGGCCCACGGCTTCCCCGGGTGGACGGCCACGCCGGTGTTCACGATGGAGCTGCTCGGCGGCCTCGCGCTCATCGCGGGTCTGCGGGTCCGTCTCGTGTCACTGGCGCTCCTGCCCGTGCTGCTCGGCGCCTTCGCGTCTCACGTCTCCCTGGGCTGGATGTTCACCAACCCGGGCGGAGGCTGGGAGTACGTCGCCTTCCTCATCATGGCGCTCATCACCCAGGTCCTCCTCGGCAGCGGCGCCTTCGCCGTGGACGGTGTCCTCGCGCGAAGCGCCACTCAAACTCACGGCTCGGTCGCCCAGACCTCCACCTCGTGA
- a CDS encoding nicotinate phosphoribosyltransferase yields the protein MRGVDMESEAALLTDLYQLTMTEAYLAEGQWDEGVFSLFARRLPRQRNYLVAAGLEDALQTLEDLRFESEDLAWLESTGRFSDRLLRWLERFRFSGDVDAMPEGTPVFAQEPLLEVRAPLPEAQLVETYLLNQVHLQTLAASKASRVVEAARGRPVMEFGLRRIHGADTGLKVARAAYLAGVDSTSNVLAGKRYGIPLAGTMAHSYVQSHDDELEAFRAFTRVYPDATLLVDTYDTLRGIQHVIRLARERGEEFRVRALRLDSGDLLALSLAARELLDEAGLQRVRLVASGGLDEEQVAGLLARGAPIDSFGVGTAMGVSADAPSLDMAYKLVEYAGRARVKLSAGKALLPGAKQVYRQEEDGVARRDLLVRRGDAAQGRPLLRPVMRAGQRVPGAVASLAEAREYARRERERLPREVRALEPARPPYSVVIGDGLARARAHEVEVWATEP from the coding sequence ATGAGGGGAGTCGACATGGAGTCCGAGGCCGCGCTGCTGACGGACCTCTACCAGCTGACGATGACGGAGGCGTACCTGGCCGAGGGCCAGTGGGACGAGGGGGTGTTCAGCCTCTTCGCGCGCCGGCTCCCTCGCCAGCGCAACTACCTGGTGGCCGCGGGCCTGGAGGACGCGCTCCAGACGCTGGAGGACCTGCGCTTCGAGTCCGAGGACCTGGCGTGGCTCGAGTCGACGGGCCGCTTCTCGGACCGGCTCTTGCGCTGGCTGGAGCGCTTCCGCTTCAGCGGGGACGTGGACGCGATGCCGGAGGGCACGCCGGTCTTCGCGCAGGAGCCGCTGTTGGAGGTGCGGGCGCCGCTGCCGGAGGCGCAGCTGGTGGAGACGTACCTGCTCAACCAGGTGCACCTGCAGACGCTGGCGGCGTCCAAGGCCTCGCGGGTGGTGGAGGCGGCGCGGGGCCGGCCGGTGATGGAGTTCGGGCTGCGGCGCATCCACGGCGCGGACACGGGGCTGAAGGTGGCGCGCGCGGCGTACCTCGCGGGGGTGGACTCGACGTCGAACGTGCTGGCAGGGAAGCGGTATGGGATTCCGCTCGCGGGCACGATGGCGCACAGCTACGTGCAGTCGCACGACGATGAGCTGGAGGCGTTCCGCGCCTTCACGCGCGTGTATCCGGACGCGACACTGCTGGTGGACACCTACGACACGCTGCGCGGCATCCAGCACGTCATCCGGCTGGCGCGCGAGCGGGGTGAGGAGTTCCGCGTGCGCGCGCTGAGACTCGACTCGGGGGACTTGCTCGCGCTGTCGCTGGCGGCGCGGGAGCTGCTCGACGAGGCGGGCCTGCAGCGGGTGCGGCTGGTGGCCAGTGGTGGGTTGGATGAGGAGCAGGTGGCGGGGCTGCTCGCGCGGGGTGCGCCGATCGACAGCTTCGGGGTGGGCACGGCGATGGGCGTGTCCGCGGACGCGCCCTCGTTGGACATGGCCTACAAGCTGGTGGAGTACGCGGGCCGGGCGCGGGTGAAGCTGTCCGCGGGCAAGGCGCTGCTCCCCGGGGCGAAGCAGGTGTATCGGCAGGAGGAGGACGGCGTGGCGAGGCGCGACCTGCTGGTGCGGCGGGGAGACGCCGCGCAGGGGCGCCCGTTGTTGCGGCCGGTGATGCGCGCGGGACAGCGTGTGCCCGGGGCCGTGGCGTCACTGGCCGAGGCACGGGAGTACGCGCGGCGGGAGCGAGAGCGCTTGCCGAGGGAGGTGCGGGCGCTGGAGCCGGCGAGGCCGCCCTACTCGGTCGTCATCGGTGACGGGCTGGCGCGGGCGCGGGCTCACGAGGTGGAGGTCTGGGCGACCGAGCCGTGA
- a CDS encoding LysR family transcriptional regulator, with protein sequence MTEPLFDDLLGLACFARVVEHRSFTRAAAVLGVSKSVVSARVSRLESRVGERLLIRTTRKLSVTDAGMGVYAHAARLLEEAGAATRGASDAGRGSLRINAPISFAQMYLARPLARFLAAHPGASVEVMLSDRLVDLVEERVDVALRITRLRDSNLVARKLATTALCVCAAPAYLKRRGTPRRPEDLSGHACLRYAHLRVEDEWRFHGPRGRIPVSVSGPLTVANGTLLREAVAEGIGLAVLPRFMVDEDLRKGRLVTVLDDFMSRPVGIHAVHAAGRSPAPLVRALLDVLAAEFRSSRWG encoded by the coding sequence GTGACGGAGCCTCTGTTCGATGACCTGCTGGGCCTCGCGTGCTTCGCGCGCGTGGTGGAGCACCGCTCATTCACCCGGGCGGCGGCGGTGCTCGGGGTGTCCAAGTCGGTGGTGAGCGCGCGTGTCTCCCGCCTGGAGTCCAGGGTGGGGGAGCGGCTGCTCATCCGCACCACCCGCAAGCTCTCCGTCACGGACGCGGGGATGGGGGTGTACGCGCATGCCGCGCGCCTGTTGGAAGAGGCGGGCGCCGCCACGCGAGGGGCCTCCGACGCGGGGCGGGGGAGCCTGCGCATCAACGCACCCATCAGCTTCGCGCAGATGTACCTGGCCCGTCCCCTGGCGCGCTTCCTCGCGGCCCACCCGGGGGCTTCGGTGGAGGTGATGTTGAGCGACAGGCTGGTGGACCTGGTCGAGGAGCGGGTGGACGTCGCGTTGCGAATCACGCGCCTGCGCGATTCGAACCTCGTGGCGCGCAAGCTCGCGACCACCGCGCTGTGTGTCTGCGCGGCGCCCGCCTACCTGAAGCGGAGGGGGACGCCCCGCAGGCCCGAGGACCTGTCGGGCCATGCGTGCCTGCGCTACGCGCACCTGCGCGTCGAGGACGAGTGGCGCTTCCACGGCCCCCGGGGGCGGATCCCCGTGTCCGTGAGCGGGCCGCTGACGGTGGCCAACGGGACCTTGCTGCGCGAGGCGGTGGCGGAGGGAATCGGCCTCGCGGTGCTGCCGCGCTTCATGGTGGACGAGGACCTGCGCAAGGGTCGGCTCGTCACCGTGCTGGACGACTTCATGTCGAGGCCCGTGGGCATCCACGCGGTCCACGCCGCGGGGCGCTCCCCCGCGCCGCTGGTGCGCGCCCTGCTCGACGTGCTGGCCGCGGAGTTCCGCTCCTCGCGCTGGGGCTGA
- a CDS encoding 2-hydroxyacid dehydrogenase, producing the protein MRLAVFDTHRYDRGALEEANADFGHALTFLEPRLTAQTARLAEGFHAVCSFVNDRVDAATLELLRACGVRLVATRSAGYNHIDLEAARRLDVRVTRVPEYSPHAVAEHAVTLVLSLNRHIPRAFARVRDWNFSLDGLVGFDLAGKTVGIAGTGRIGRVTARIFRGFGCDVVCFDAVPDAAFAREVGARYVTLEELYSVSDVISLHVPLTPGTHHMVDAKSLARMKRGVVLVNTGRGALIDSRALLDALKSGHIGAAGLDVYEEEEGVFFQDLSGQVLQDDVLARLLTFPNVLVTSHQAFLTREALGRIAHTTLASVRAFERGEPLVNEVRVEQVRPA; encoded by the coding sequence ATGCGACTGGCCGTTTTCGACACCCATCGCTACGACCGCGGCGCGTTGGAGGAAGCCAACGCGGACTTCGGCCATGCGCTGACCTTCCTGGAGCCCCGCCTCACGGCGCAGACCGCGCGGCTGGCGGAGGGCTTCCACGCCGTGTGCTCGTTCGTGAACGACCGCGTGGACGCGGCCACGCTGGAGCTGCTCCGCGCGTGCGGCGTGCGGCTCGTGGCCACGCGCTCGGCGGGCTACAACCACATCGACCTGGAGGCCGCGCGGCGGCTGGACGTGCGGGTGACGCGCGTGCCGGAGTACTCACCGCACGCGGTGGCCGAGCACGCGGTGACGCTGGTGCTCTCCCTCAACCGCCACATCCCCCGCGCCTTCGCGCGCGTGCGCGACTGGAACTTCTCGCTCGACGGGCTGGTGGGCTTCGACCTGGCGGGCAAGACGGTGGGCATCGCCGGCACGGGCCGCATCGGCCGCGTCACGGCGCGCATCTTCCGGGGCTTCGGCTGTGACGTCGTCTGCTTCGACGCTGTTCCCGACGCCGCCTTCGCGCGCGAGGTGGGCGCGCGCTACGTGACGCTGGAGGAGCTCTACTCCGTCAGCGACGTCATCTCGCTGCACGTGCCGCTGACGCCGGGCACCCACCACATGGTGGACGCGAAGTCGCTGGCACGGATGAAGCGCGGCGTGGTGCTGGTCAACACGGGCCGGGGCGCGCTCATCGACAGCCGCGCGCTCCTCGACGCGCTCAAGTCCGGCCACATCGGCGCGGCGGGCCTGGACGTGTACGAGGAGGAGGAGGGCGTCTTCTTCCAGGACCTCTCCGGCCAGGTGCTCCAGGACGACGTGCTGGCGCGACTGCTCACCTTCCCCAATGTGCTGGTCACCTCGCATCAGGCCTTCCTCACCCGTGAGGCGCTGGGCAGAATCGCCCACACCACGCTCGCGAGCGTCCGGGCCTTCGAGCGCGGCGAGCCCCTGGTCAACGAGGTGCGCGTGGAGCAGGTGCGGCCCGCGTGA